A stretch of the Lolium perenne isolate Kyuss_39 chromosome 3, Kyuss_2.0, whole genome shotgun sequence genome encodes the following:
- the LOC127345742 gene encoding protein OSB2, chloroplastic, producing the protein MRHLARLLQRRLLLPSATLLPSPPSAAAPFSTSKRAPYASRAKPRPPPPPPTDSPAEDDSQQADAAAWQREKLPSELPRPPTIPFQPRVANAIRLVGTVGAPVQLQRLPDGRFSAVSVLVQDRRADFPKFWIPVIFQDDLAQIAASHLQENDLVYVSGQLTGDVPPFKHADGQANIQVLANLLSFVDSKAVATDFMVDEEEGFKEIAEAEKKVEPTKVIPKSPRRQTFSEFKAKQDKFKELWNDVLASPLDWIDNRPAKANGSKNPKYPDFKNKISEDALWLDSAPTHVLEKLDTVTFNSGYNAAKTYKPANYSMGRASNTSWGNKSKTSQAASPEKLQKEADLLKDLVDNPQKWWDNRIDKRSPKAPDFKHKDTGEAIWLNTRTPSWVTDALPPAKASMGSKGGRRPETLLS; encoded by the exons ATGCGCCACCTCGCACGCCTCCTCCAGCGCCGCCTGCTCCTCCCCTCCGCCACCCTCCTCCCCTCCCCGCCCTCCGCCGCCGCACCCTTCTCCACCTCCAAGCGCGCCCCCTACGCCAGCCGGGCCAagccgcgcccgccgccgccgccgccgaccgacAGCCCCGCGGAGGACGATTCCCAGCAGGCGGACGCGGCCGCGTGGCAGCGGGAGAAGCTCCCCAGCGAGCTGCCCCGCCCGCCCACCATCCCCTTCCAGCCGCGCGTCGCCAACGCCATCCGCCTCGTCGGCACCGTCGGCGCGCCCGTGCAGCTCCAGCGCCTGCCCGATGGCCGCTTCTCCGCCGTCTCCGTCCTCGTGCAGGACCGCCGCGCCGACTTCCCCAAGTTCTG gATCCCTGTGATTTTTCAAGACGACTTGGCACAGATAGCTGCTTCTCACCTGCAAGAAAATGACCTTGTCTATGTGTCTGGCCAATTAACTGGAGATGTTCCGCCGTTCAAACACGCTGATGGCCAAGCAAATATTCAG GTTTTAGCAAATTTGCTGTCATTTGTTGATAGTAAAGCCGTGGCAACGGATTTCATGGTGGATGAAGAGGAAGGGTTTAAAGAGATTGCTGAGGCCGAAAAGAAAGTTGAACCAACCAAAGTTATCCCTAAATCCCCAAGACGCCAAACATTTTCAG AATTTAAAGCCAAGCAGGACAAGTTCAAAGAGCTCTGGAATGATGTTcttgccagcccacttgattggaTTGATAACCGGCCTGCGAAGGCGAATGGATCT AAAAATCCAAAGTATCCTGATTTTAAGAACAAGATATCAGAAGATGCACTCTGGCTTGACTCAGCACCAACGCATGTGTTAGAAAAGTTGGATACTGTGACCTTTAATAGTGGCTACAATGCAGCTAAAACATACAAGCCTGCTAATTATAGCATGGGAAGAG CTTCTAATACAAGCTGGGGTAATAAATCGAAGACAAGCCAAGCTGCTTCTCCTGAGAAACTACAAAAAGAAG CGGACTTGTTGAAAGATCTGGTGGACAATCCTCAAAAATGGTGGGACAACCGTATAGACAAG aGGTCACCTAAAGCCCCCGACTTCAAGCACAAAGATACCGGCGAGGCTATATGGTTAAACACCAGGACACCAAGTTGGGTTACAGATGCCCTTCCACCGGCGAAAGCCAGTATGGGTAGCAAGGGAGGTAGAAGGCCAGAGACCCTGCTTTCTTGA